In Nitrososphaerales archaeon, the sequence GTCGAATCCCTCCGGGCCCGCACTTGGTCTCTCCTTGCCGATGATTTACCAGTAAATCGAGGCTGAAATTCCACCCAACATGCTAGGTCGGAGTCCTGCCCCCGCGTTATGACTTGGCATCTAGCCAGAGAATGGGCTCGGACTGTCATCAACTTCTTCAACTTCGTCTGACTTAACACGAGTGTTACACAGGTCGCAAAATATCGAGTCGCCATTGATTGTAATGAGTTGTGACTTGCAGACCTTATGTACCAGCAACGCTAATCCTCTTTGCTTACTTGTCTGAAGAATTCCAAGCGATAAACTTTGATACGCGTCAACCCGGTTCTGTTACGTTACCGGTTGACGACGAATGAAATCCGACCCGCGGCATCCTTTTTGTCCTGCGAGTCATTTCAGGAGGTCGGAGTAGATTTCCGGGCGTCTGGCGCGCAGCCTTTCCTCCCTATGACGCCTGATTGTTGCTAGGTCAAGGTTGGCCACTAGGATTTGGGATCGAGGACCGGAGCTGGCGAGTACCTTTGGATACACTATCCTGTCCTTCTCTCCGACCGTGAATCCAACGATCAGGCTCCCTCCCTGAAACTTAGGAGCTTGTAGGACGTTGGGGCTGACAACCGGGACTCTGTTCTCGAGTGCCCTCACCTTGACATACAGTTTCCAGGGCTTCAAGCCGGCGGAGGATATCCTGGCCGGGGCGAAGAGTACTTCGGTTCCATTTAGGGCAAGAATCCTGGAGACCTCAGGGTAAACCAAGTCATGACAGATGGTGATTCCTACCTTCACTCCACTCGCGTCGAAGGTGAAAAGCGCGTTCCCCGGGATTGCCCTCCTCTTCTCTCTGCCGAAAAGGTGAGTCTTCTGCTGTCTTCCGACCTCTCCTTTCGGCCCAAGCAAGACGCTCTCTACCATGGTTGCGCTCTCTCTCCTCGTGAATTCCCCGCCAGAGATGATGTACGCC encodes:
- a CDS encoding carbon-nitrogen hydrolase family protein — encoded protein: MRVAAVQLDCSGSKSEVVRRALRMTRQAADKAEVICLPEHWVPDAINNIEKVVEALAQIATDTGAYIISGGEFTRRESATMVESVLLGPKGEVGRQQKTHLFGREKRRAIPGNALFTFDASGVKVGITICHDLVYPEVSRILALNGTEVLFAPARISSAGLKPWKLYVKVRALENRVPVVSPNVLQAPKFQGGSLIVGFTVGEKDRIVYPKVLASSGPRSQILVANLDLATIRRHREERLRARRPEIYSDLLK